In the Arachis hypogaea cultivar Tifrunner chromosome 20, arahy.Tifrunner.gnm2.J5K5, whole genome shotgun sequence genome, AAGGAGAGCCTAAAAGTCCTCTATATAAACACATTTAGGCAAAAGCATAGTTGCTCATCAAACCATTCTCTTGCCACTCACTACCTATGGCTCCATTCTCAAACTTCATTTCCTGCATTTTCTTAACAACCCTTTTGTTGTCTCTTGAAATAATCAATGCTAGAGAGAGCCAATTCTTCAGCAAAGTCACCCCTGTCAAAGAAACTGAACAACTTCCAAACAAAGAGTTTCCTttgatcaacaacaacaacaacaatcctcAGCAAGAACAACCATCTTTTGTTCCTGAGACTACTGAGAACAGCTATGGCCTTTATGGCCATGAAACTTTTGAGCATCACcctcccaccaccaccacaaattACAAGCCATACAACACTGAGTTTGAGGACACAAGCAGGTACACCAACAACTATGACAACAACCATGAATTCTCCAACAACAATGACCAAAATGAAGaattcatcaacaacaacaataactacTACAACAAAGATTCTTATGGCAATTACCAGAATGAGTTGAGTGACACAAAGTACACAGAAGAAGGATACAACTCCATGGACAACCATAACAACTACAACAACCACATGTTTTCCTACAACAACAATGCTGGAAGCAatggcaacaacaacaacaggtaCAATCCTGAGAGGCAAGGCATGAGTGATACAAGGTTTTTGGAGGGTGGAAAATACTATTATGACCTTGAGTCTGAGAAGTACAACACCAATAACCATGGTGAAGCATACAGAGGAGTAATGaacaaccacaacaacaacaacaatgacaacttCAACAATTACAATAGTTACAACAACCAAGGAGGCAATGCCTACCATGGAAACTACAACTCAAACCAGAACAACAACCAGGAGTTCTTTGAAGATGAGATAGATGACACTCAGCCATGATAGTGAACAATTCACTTTAACTATTGTTGTGTTTTGGTGTCTGTGTTCTCAATTGTGCTTTCTCAAAAAACAAATACAAAAGTTGAAAGAAATAGCTTAATTAACTTATGGAGAGCTTTTactcccttttttattttatttttgtacttaATATCTTGTGTTCTGGAATCCCATTGTCTCTGAATTGAGAATCAAGTAAGTATTATGCAAGCATGTGTAATTTTTTGCTTATATACCATCTAATAAGTTGTATGATGTCAAGTAATTAAGCTTGTTTGtttgtttcttgctttattttattttaatctctcTAGTTAACAATATTTTACACAATTTTCCAAAGCAGCGCAATATGTGGAAGATTAACATCAGTGGTCCATGTTACCTGACCCTACCTGCATGCTAAGCTGCTACCATGTTGGATACCAATTTTTTTGAACATTATTATGATGAAGCATCACTAAATCTACTGATGATGTCTTTTGGACATTGTGATGAGGAAGCAACATTATTTTGTCCAACATGGTGCATGTCCTTTTGGAAGTGTCTTAGTTAAAAATGAAATTCTGATCACTTCATTCTATACACACTATTTTAGGAAAATGATACTTGGACAAACTTGGTAAAAATGAGGCTCTGTGCATAAGAAATTTCCTCAAGATAAAAAATTGGACAACTATTcactcattcattcattcattcatcaatgcTTCACTTACTCTTTGGTGTTGATGCTACTAATGCTTCACTTACCTTCTTGCAAGTTTCAACAAACAAATTTAAAGGCCGTCTTCACCTACATTAGTGTACAATAAATTGTCGAGAAAAACTCAAAACAgtccctgacaattatctcgaaagacaaCGAAGCCTTTGACAAAAAAAAACCCAACCCGACTCTGACAATTACCttgaaaggacaacgaggcccctgtgccaaaaaaaaaatcaatgttgttTTTTTTGACACAGGGGCTAattagtcaaaaaaaaaaaagatcaaaggccgaatttggtgttttttttttcttagaggCCTCGCtatcctttcgagataattgtcaggacCGGATGAGGTATTCACTCTAAATTGTCCTATTAGGAGTACCGTTTTGAGAAAATAAGTAAGAACCATAATGGTccttattattgttattaccCCTTTTGCCACTCTCTTTAGCCATAATTGTCACTTCAATTTGTCTTTAGAAGATGTGTTTAAAACAAGATTAGCGCCTGATGGTTGTTCTACCATTGTCAATGACCCTAGAAGTAGTTATTGATTAGCATCCTAatcaaattgaaaataaaatgttgaaacaaatcaattagcctttGGTCCCTCCGCAATTAACGGTATTAcaattccttttttctttttcttttattttctttttagctttttgcttacTAAACTACTAAACTAGTAAACCTTATTCTTTCTTCACATCACATAAGTCAGAAGCACAGGTGAGCcaactcaaaataaaaataaattcttattttaCAGATGAAATTAACCAGCTCAGTTCATATTTGAAAGTGTTAGGTTTCATAAGAATTGACTGCTAACCtaaaacaccaaaccctaaaaaacttcttGCCATGAAGCACATGCAAAAATTATCACTACACCTACTTGTACTTCTTGCCACAGAAACtaactttatatataattaaatatcaaccTTTTTATGTCTTAGTAGCATAGCTATGGTCTATTAATCAATTTCAGAAATT is a window encoding:
- the LOC112784027 gene encoding uncharacterized protein; its protein translation is MAPFSNFISCIFLTTLLLSLEIINARESQFFSKVTPVKETEQLPNKEFPLINNNNNNPQQEQPSFVPETTENSYGLYGHETFEHHPPTTTTNYKPYNTEFEDTSRYTNNYDNNHEFSNNNDQNEEFINNNNNYYNKDSYGNYQNELSDTKYTEEGYNSMDNHNNYNNHMFSYNNNAGSNGNNNNRYNPERQGMSDTRFLEGGKYYYDLESEKYNTNNHGEAYRGVMNNHNNNNNDNFNNYNSYNNQGGNAYHGNYNSNQNNNQEFFEDEIDDTQP